A stretch of DNA from Salvelinus sp. IW2-2015 linkage group LG20, ASM291031v2, whole genome shotgun sequence:
tatagattTTCACTCATGTACATCATAGAAAATGCATAAAATTGTAGTCCTATGATTTATATAATTTTCTTGCAKTGTCTATGTTCTTACACAATAATTATGTTTTACACATTTTCttaaaacaaatgtttaaatgtgtccacaaaaagtacaaaaaaataaaatacactaaAAGAAAACTAACAAAACACAGAAGAAACAACATAGCCTGTAGCTATGCTACCTCATCAAAGACAGAAACACTACCAGAGATGGTAGAAACKTATTATCTCTGATTATACTACCTCTTCGTTCTAATCATCACAGCTTCATCACAGCGTGAGAAATAcatgggagaacctattcaagtgaATGAGACAAGCCCTTCATGGTTGACAGCAGCAGATCCTCTCCAGGTAGATTGACTGAAGAGTACTGGCAGACGTCTACAACACATCTTCAGTACATTTATTCATACAGCCGTACTACCTTTGACCCAACAGTCTCTTTCTACACCAGATAGACAACCCCCCCCGTGTCCGGGTAGCGCTCTAGTGTATTGTAGATCAGGTTTATTCATTGGGCGATATTCCCCAGTATCAAATCTGTTAGGTCTACTATCAGGTCTCTCTTGTAAAAATAGATTCTTATCTGAATGAGACAATATTAAAATGTAAAGGCCCTCCTCCTATCAGGATTTGCTCTTCAGGGTGGGTCCGATAGTCTTTTTAGTCTTTGTGGCAGGTTGAGTTGGCTTGGGTTTAGGAACCACACTCTTTTTGGGTTTTGGCTGTAAAGACTTGAGTCCAAGGATCTCACAGTACTTGTTGCACAGATGCAAGGCTTTGAACTGATCAATGAATGACGTGGCACAGTTCCCCTTGAACCCCTTGTATCTagagaacaaacaacaacaaaaaacgagaCATTGCATGTGGTTTGTGAGGCGTAATGTACAATACACACAGGTGAAAACAGTGTTTGTATCGTTTTGATTTAATCCATCaggttttgtattgtatttatttttcagtaCTCACCCTTTCTTACACGTGGCTATTCCAACATCTGTCAATCTCATGCCAACTCCTACAATGAAACGAgagaaatcaatcaatcaatcagttatTCAagttatttataaagccatttttataGCAGCAGTTGTCACACGTgcttatacagtaaatatattatttatatttctaatcTCCTACTTTCTTTGCACTGCTGTTAAGTACAGTAGCCAGACTGGACCTTGGCTCACTGTGCAGATGCAGTAACCTACCTTGCATGTCAGTGACGAGCAGGTTACCCTCAGTCTTGTGGTAGACCCAGTGCTGGAAGGTACAACACTTCTGTCCTGCCTCTGAGTCATTCCTCTTTAGGTTGATCTCCTTTCCRTCCCGAACAGAGTACTTGACAAACTCCCCCATCAGCTCCTCTTCCAGAGTGGCATACGGGATGTCGTTAGACAGGCGGTGGACCAGGTATATTGGTATACAtctggaaagggggggggggagaaacagGAAGGTTACTGTTTTGCATATTTCACTGGGAAAAAAAGGATTTCATGTTTTTGCTGTAACAGAGATTGGAACACAGGTGAGCTGGAGTGAGGTTTTGGGGTTAAATTGAGTGGGACACAAGGACGGCAGGAGAAGAGATGGCATCTAGGAATTGACACTGGGATTTGCAGGCCCACACCCCACCAGATGATGATGTGACAGCGATGACATCATACTCACTCTGGAACTTCTCCGAAGGCTTCCTGTGTCTGGGCCACGGCTGTCCAGACCTTGATGTACTCTCTGGCTGTGTTCTGAACATGGCACTCCTGGAATCACACAATACACATATGTACAACAGGGTTCAGGAagtgactgaattgaaatgaaactgACCTCAACCCTGGGTCAGAGTATTACACAATGTCAAATAGGGAGAGCAACTGTTTTTCTGACCCTAACCGTACCCCTGACCCTGTGTCTGGTGATATCAAGGTAAATAAACCCTCACCTCCACGGCCAGGTTATAGTTTTTCTGAACCAACTCCTCGTTGTTCTGGGTCCCGTAGCTGATAGCGTTGTGTACCTTGAGCACACAGTGGTGGCCCTGGGTGAAGACAGGCACCATACCGGCCTTGAGCCTGGTCCGGAAGGCCCTTCTGTGCATACCCTCTCCAAAGTGTTCCTTCTCTGTCAccagactggctggctggttctTATCAAAGTACTGCTCTGACAGGAAGTCCTCTTTGAACAACAGACAGGAACATTTCACATCCTCCTCTTCGCCTACTAGCTCAGTGGGAGCagctgaggtagagagaggaataCAGTCATTCAGAAAGAGCCTTTGACATAGCATAGCATATTTCGATGCTTCCACAATGAATGACYTTTGAATGACCTCTGAACTTTTATTACCTAACACCTTGTCTCAGATGTATACWGTATATCAAACTGAAATTCAACATTAGATCACTACTCACCTGTGGTGTTTTTCTGGGGATGAGCCAGGATGACAATCTCACTCAGCACtatgaaagagacagacagaaacagtggGGGCTGTTAACCTCCAAATTATGTTTGAATTTTGCTGTTTTTATTGTGAGAGCCCTGTTGAGTAAGATTTCCAATATATTCATTGCACATGGCAAATTAAACCAGAAATTTTAAACTTGGATGTGAGTGTGACGTATTACGTGTCTTACCCTCGTAGGTGATGAGGTAGTCTAACGTGTCTTACCCTCGTAGGTGAGGAGGTAGTGTAACGTGTCTTACCCTCGTAGGTGAAGAGGTAGTCTAACGTGTCTTACCCTCGTAGGTGAGGAGGTAGTGTAACGTGTCTTACCCTCGTAGGTGAGGAGGTAGTGTAACGTGTCTTCCCTCGTAGGTGAGGAGGGTAGTGTAACGTGTCTTACCTCGTTAGGTGAAGGAGGTAGTGCTAACGTGTCTTTACCCTCGTAGGTGAGGAGGTAGTGTAACGTGTTTACCTCATAGGTGAGAGGTAGTGTAACGTGTCTTACCCTTCGTAGGTGAGGAGGTAGTGTAACGTGTCTTACCCTCGTAGGTGAAGAGGTTAGTGTAACGTGTCTTACCCTCGTAGGTGAGGAGGTAGTCTAACGTGTCTTACCCTCGTAGGTGAGGAGGTAGTCTAACGTGTCTTACCCTCATAGGTGAGGAGGTAGTGTAACGTGTCTTACCCTCATAGGTGAGAGGTAGTCTAACATGTCTTACCTCGTAGGTGAGGAGGTAGTCTAACATGTCTTACCCTCGTAGGTGAGGAGGTAGTCTAACATGTCTTACCCTCGTAGGTGAGGAGGTAGTCTAACATGTCTTACCCTCGTAGGTGAGGAGGTAGTCCTAACATGTCTTACCCTCATAGGTGGGAGGTAGTCTAACATGTCTTACCCTCGTAGGTGAGGAGGTAGTCTAACATGTCTTACCTCATAGGTGAGGAGGTAGTCTAACATGTCTTACCCTCGTAGGTGAGGAGGTAGTCTAACGTGTCTTACCCTCGTAGGTGAGGAGGTAGTCTAACATGTTTACCCTCATAGGTGAGGAGGTAGTGTTAACGTGTCTTACCCTCGTAGGTGAGGAGGTAGTCTAACGTGTTTTACCCTCGTAGGTGAGGAGGTAGTCTAACGGGTGTCTTACCCTCAGTAGGTGAGGAGGTAGTCCAGGATGACAGAGCCATGGGAACAGAGGAGACTACACGCGGTACTTCCCAGATCTTTATTGGAGGCTTGGTGATGTGAGGCACACTCTGCTCTCATCTCCAGCACTACACAGAGCAGAAGGAGAGAATAAACCTTGAATCATTATTCTGAGTTAACATAATCTATTCATACTTGTTCTCCAGTGtttccaaccaggggtactatGAGACCATAGGCTCACTGGTAAAATGCTTCAGGTGTATCTGTGCAGAGCAAAACTCAGTTGGTACATTAATCAAAAAAGGTTGGAAACCCCTGCTCTATTAAACTACCCTGATGAAGCCAGCTTGCTGACAAAACATTGATTCATTAATGAATAATGAAAGTGTTATATTGAGAGTGATAAGAGTCTAACTGGAGGCTATATTCCTTTAATTTCTTGGTCTCTGTTCAAAACATACACCTGACTCAGCATACACCTGACTCGCATAACCTGATCAGCATACACCTGACTCAGCATATACACCTGACTCAGCATACACCTGACTCAGCATACACTGACTCAACATACCACCTGACTCAACATACACCTGACTCACATACACCTGATCAGCATACACTGACTCAGCATACACCTGACTCAGCATACACCTGACTCAGCATACACCTGACTCAACATACACATGACTCAGCATACACCTGACTCAGCATAAACCTGACTCAACATACACCTGACTCAACATATGTGTTAACTCACTTTCACTCTTTAGACATTTTTCAACAATGTTATTTCTAAAAGTTGTATTACGTAAGTAGAGACAGATAATCTAACGCAATAATCGTGACTGGCGGTATTCCAACTAAGTGGAGATTTCTGGAACAATAACAACGATATAGCACCTGATGCACAGTTGAATCATAGCGTTATATAAAAACGGGACCTTCCTCCCACTCATGGCTGAAATcatcatacatttacatttaagtcatttagcagacgctcttgtccagagcgacttacaaattggaaagttcatacatattcatcctggtcccccgtggggatgaacccacaaccctggcgttgcaagcgccatgctctaccaactgagccacacgggaccatcatCAACACATTGATGGGTTAATATCTGAAATATATTGCTACAGTAACTTACACTGAGAGGAGCAACACCAAGTGGTCTTTCAAATAGTGGCGTGTCTCCCAAACCTCTCGTGGAGTACCCTCAGCTGTGATCTATACCATTACAATCAGGTGGAGCTAGTTCATCAGGTGTAGCTAGTTGGATCAGGTGTAGCTAGTTGCATCAGGTGTAGCTAGTTGGGATCAGGTGTAGCTAGTTGCATCAGGTGTAAGCTAGTTAACATCAGGTGTAGCTAGTTGGATCAGGTTTGTAGCTAGTTGCATCAGCTGTAACTAATTGGATCAGGTGTAGCTAGTTTGCATCAGGTGTAGCTAGTTGCATCAGGTGTATCTAATTGGATCAGGTGTAGCTGTTTGGTCAGGTGTGCTAGTTGGATCAGGTGTAGCTAGTTGCATCAGGTGTAGCTAATTGGATCATGGTGTAGCTAGTTGGATCAGGTGTAGCTAGTTGGATCAGGTGTAGATAGCTGGATCTGGTGTAGCTAGTTACATCAGGTGTAGCTAGTTGGATCAGGTGTAGCTAGTTGCATCAGGTGTAGCTAGTTGCAATCAGGTGTAGCTAGTTGGATCAGGTGTAGCTAGTTGCATCAGGTGTAGCTAGTTACATCAGGTGTAGCTAGTTGGATCAGTGTAGCTAGTTGCTAGTTGTAGCTATTGGACTAGGTGTAGCTAGTTGCATCAGGTGTAGCTAGTTGATCAGGTGTAGTATTGAATCGGATGTAGCTAGTTGGATCAGGTGTAGCTAGTTGGATCAGGTGTAGCTAGTTGGATCAGGTGTAGCTTGTTGGATCAGGTGTAAAGCTAATTGGATCAGGTGTAGCTAGTTGGATCAGGTGTAGCTAGTTGGATCAGGTGTAGATAGCTGGATCTGGTGTAGCTAGTTTACATCAGGTGTAGCTAGTTGGATCAGGTGTAGCTAGTTGCATCAGGTGTAGCTAATTTGATCAGTTAGCTAGTTACATCAGGTGTAGCTAGCTGGATCAGGTGTAGCTAGTTGGATCAGGTGTAGCTAGTTGGATCAGGTGTAGCTAATTGTATCAGGTGTAGCTAGTTACATCAGGTGTACGCTAGTTGGATCAggtgtagctagtagctagttggATCAGGTGTACCTAGCTGGATCTGGTGTAGCTTAGTTTGGATCAGGTGTAGCTAGCTGGGAATAGCTGGATCTGGTGTAGCTAGTGGATTGGTGTACCTAGCTGGATCTGGTGTAGCTAGTTGGATTGGTGTACCTAGCTGGATCTGGTGTAgctagtacagtgcattcggaaagtattcagaccccttcccttttccacattttgttacgttacagccttattctaaaattgattaaatgaatgttcttattcatcaatctacacacaatatcccatagttagaaacttttgcaaatgtattaaaaataaaaacagaaacaccttatttacataagattAAAAATTGAGCTTAggccctgtttccattgatcatccttgagatgtttctacaacttgattggagtcaacctgtggtaaattcaattgattggacatgatttggaaaggcacacacctgtccatataaggtctcacagttgacagtgcacgtcagagcaaaagccaagccatgagattgaaggaattgtccgtagagctccgagacaggattgtgtcaaggcacagatctggggaagggtaccaaaaaaggtctgctgcattgaaggtccccaagaacacagtggcctccatcattctgaaatggaagaagtttggaaccaccaagattcttcctagagctggccgcccgcatCAAATTGagtaattgggggagaagggccttggtcagggaggtgaccaagaacccgatggtcactctgacaRaactccagagttcttctgtggagatgggagaaccttccagaaggacaaccatctctgcagcactccaccaaKcaggcctttatggtagagtgaccaaaacggaagccactcttcagtgaaaggcacatgacagcccRCTTGGAGTTTGYMAAATGACACCTAAAGGACTYWcagaccatgagaaagaagattctctggtctgaWgaaaccaagattgaactctttggcctgaatgccaagcRTCAYgtctggaggaaacctggcaccatcMCTACGATGAAGYgtggtggtggcagcatcatgctgtggggatgtttttcagcggcagggactgggagactagtcaggatacaGGGAAAGCTGAACRgagcaaagtacagcgagattcttgatgaaaaccttctccagagYgctcaggaactcagactggggcgaaggttcaccttccaacaggacaatgaccctaagcacacagccaagacaacgaaggagtggcttcaggacaggtctctgaatgtccttgattggcccagccagagcctggacttgaacccgatcaaacatctctggagagacctgaaaatagctgtgtagtgaggctccccagccaacctgacaagcttgtagtgtcatacccaagaagactcaaggctgtaatcgctgccaaaggtgcttcaacaaagtactaagtaaagggtctgaatacttatgtctcCCAGAGCTGGGCAAACATTTAGCAAACATTTCWAAAAAATAggttttgcttagtcattatggggtattttgtgtagattgatgagggaaaaacaacaacagtttaatccattttagaataagtctgtaacgtaacaaaatgtggaaaaagtcaagaggtctgaatactttccgaatttaTTGTAAGTACTGAAATAGATCAAATAAATGGAATGTCTGGGAGTATTCAATAAGATATTTGAGAAACACTGAAATATGGTAACGGGGTAGGGTAACTAGCTCTCCCATAGGAACATTTAAGGGCATGGACAATGTAATatactgtcaaatcaaatcaggaCTTGTACCTTCTCTTGATCTCAGCCAGCACTGCCCCCTCTCTGGTCCAGGTGACGGTGTAGTCGGTAAAGACAGCCGTGAACTGACACCCTAGACTGAGACTCTGAGGATCGCCACTGACAGGCACTGCCTGGATCCGCTGCACCACTCTGGGCACTGGAAAAAAATATACACACATGTGTCTAAGAATTACACAGAAAATGTATATTATCGTTAATAATAATTTTAGAGTAGTTATCATAACACTAGACATGGGCTCAAATAGATKtattgttttctttcaaatagatAAGTTGCGTAATCGAACCAATGGAATTGTTTCAAGTGCAAATCCTGCCCATGTGGCGCTCCAAGTAGGCTCAATCAAACGCTCTacgtatttgaaagaaaacaaataccatCTGAACCCAGGTCGGTGTAATAGTAGAGTATACTGCAGTGCATTCCCACCTTCTTTTGGTGCATGATGTGTTCTCTGTTTCAGTACATCGCTGTAGGCCTTCCTACGAGTTGTCTCAACAGCAGCCTTGGGTTCGTGTTTACCAAACTTGTCCTCAGACAGACGGCGCCGCTTGATGACATCATCATTGGGCTGCTGGCCAATGGGGATGGTAGACTGGGGCACCTTGGAGGAAGGGTCACTCACTGTGGCACCTTGGCTGATGACAGAAGCGTCAACCAGAGATTTCACACCAGGTTGTTTCTGAGCGCTGTCTGAATGAACACTGTCCTTCTTACAAGGCAGAGCTGCTGTAGTCTTATCTTTGGTTTTCCCAGCCTTGGGTCCAAATTTGGCAACAAAGGTGTCTATTTTCCCATTGGTAGCAGTCTTCTGTTTAGCCCTGTTCTCCACCTCRACCAGGGGCTCTACCCCCTCGCTCTTCACTGTTGCATTCTGGGAGTGTTTCCCAGAGTGTTTCTTCTTCTTCCCGTGGGCGTGGCCTTTGGTGTTAACATTCTCTGTTATGACGATAGTCTCTTTGACAGTCACAGATCCATCGTCGCCATCCTCGCGTGTTGTTAGGGGATCACATTTAATGTAAGATCCGAGCGGTAGGttctgttgtgttttggaggTTGGTGGGGCCAGATGGTGAACCACAGCTGGCTTCTCTTTCTTGGAGTGTGTTCTGGTTTTATGAGGCATCTTGGAGCCTTTCTTTACGTCTGCTGTAACACAGTGATTGGGTTCTTTATTTCTGTCTGATTGTRTTTGTTTCAACAAGGACGTTCTGGAGTCTAGAGGGTTCTCCTGGTCTAGAGTTAAGTATGCAACACGTTCCTTCTCTGAGATCATCAAGTGATCACCGGTCACAATGATATAGTTGGAGAGTTCTTTACCGAGGGAGCTGACCTCATGTGGGACTGTGMTGTTTTTCTTTCTGTCAAGAGACCAAGATGCTGTTGATTCCTCACTTGACGAAGACGATGCTGGAAAGTCCCTGTTCAGATTCCGACCAGAGCAAATGGTCAACTTTCCACCCTTGTCCTCTGATGTTGTATCTCTAGAACCTGTATTCCTCTTTRTGTTCGTCAACAACAGTTTTTCCTCTTTGTTTACCACAGGTGTCTTCTTATCAATCTTCCCTCGGAAACAGGCGGGCAAAACGGGCAGTCGGGGCACATTAKATTGTATAAACCCACAACTCTGACCTTTCTGTTCATTGAGTAGTGAGCTCTTAGGACTGGCTTGGATGGCATCCCCTTCCAAAGCGCTGTTCGTCCGGCAAAAGAGAGATCGGCCCACGCTGAGACTCAGAGGAGCTAAAGGCATAACAGGCATTAAAAATGGTGGATTCCCCCACTGTGGCctcttcccctctgtctcctgGAGGTCCTTCCTGTCTGTGTTGGGGGACACATGTATGTCTGCCTTAGTACCTCGGGacggtgtgtctctgtgtgccatCACGTATGTGTTCCTGTCAGAGTCTGTGGTACATTGAGACTTCTTAAATGACTGTTGATGTCTCTTGTCGCCACACAGATGCTCCACCTGATGTGTCTTGTTACTGGACGGGTAACCGGAGACGCTCACCGACCCATAACGTCTCTCTTCATCTTCCCCCTCAATGAACACGCCGCCCAGCTGGGAGACACTATTTTCTGTCACATTCCGCACTGCATCTCTAAGGTGCTACATGGGGAGAAATAAACAATGTTTCAAATGGTTCAATAGTCACCAAAGGTGTAGGCTCGGCCCTAATGTATGtgctctctgtcacctggagCTGCATGACAAATGGTCCAGGAACACAAGGAAAGCACAAAGGACAATACCCAACTTGTATCTGGACAGGGTGAACTCTGATGYtatctatatggatgtatgatctctgtggtaactgttcactgaggataactctgatgctatctatatggatgtatccagtccttgttctctctcttatcctgtatccAGTCCATGGAGGAAGGTTATATGATCAATTCTAATTTCCTAGGCTTCTAGAGCTCTGGGCTTCTAGACCTCTAGACCTCTGGGCTTCTAGAGCTCTGGGCTTCTAGACCTCTAGGCTTCTAGACCTCTAGACCTCTGGGCTTCTAGACCTCTGGGCTTCTAGACCTCTAGGCTTCTAGACCCCTGGGCTTCTAGACCCCTGGGCTTCTAGACCTCTAGGCTTCTAGATCTCTAGGCTTCTAGAACTCTGGGCTTCTAGACCTCTAGGCTTCTAGACCTCTGGCCCAGTAAGCATTTctttgttcatgttttgtctTGTAAGTTACCCTTAGGATCTATAGTATATGCTTAGCaatgccttgtaatgcttgttaataTCTTGTAACTTAAGCTAcgtgccttgtatgtgaatccattcattttacaaaGTTATTAAATACACCTGTATTTAGAATTCCATTCTCAGATTTTTCTTCAATTCCTATTTCTGTGTTCTTGCACATTGCTATTTATCTTgatggagtcagataaacattttaataggYTAATTGCTGCGTCTTATTACGAGTCACATgcaatgtatatataatatactgtatatcaaatatTACTGCCCACTACACAGGTTAATATTGAAAGGTTCAATAGGCTAAGATTCAAAAGACATTAAATAGTATAACATGTTCAGATAAGTCGTAAGTTAGTAGCAGGTTAGACAATAAAGAAGGATAAACATTGTTCCCGAAGACACCTATCTAAAACATACTGATTTCTCATGTATTTGTTGTCATAGATTGTCGTAAACATATCTTGCTATATAACAACTTGCATTATGTTGATTAGAGTCAACTGCCTTACATATAACCTACTGTAAATGTGGGAGTGGTCTGGTCTATAGCACTGTTATGGGCTGTGCACTATTAACTGTGCAACTCAAAATGTTTAAGCCAATCAAAGGTGTCCCTTTATCCTCCCAGGCGTTTAACCCAGTGAGTGAGCTTTTTAGACTGctctgaaggtgtgtgtgtgtgtgtgttgtgtgtgtgtgtggtgtgtgtgtgtgtgtgtgtgtgttgttgtgtgggttgtgtgtgtgtgtgtgtgtgtgtgtggtggtgtgtgtgtgtgtgtgtttgtgtgttgtgtgtgagagagagtaggggggagAGAGTCTTGTACACTCCTTAGCTGTGCTTCCATCCTGGGGTGCGTGCTATTATCATCAAACACCCACTATATTAGCGATGCCATTTCTGTTCTGTCTATCTGAGGTTTTTCTATGCCTCTCATTTCCTTAGACCACTTCACAGGGCCAGACCAGCTGCAGtctcagagctacagtaggctcCAGAGATAGGCTCCCAGAGCTAGCCGAGAGCTATCTCCCAGAGCTAGCCCAGAGCTAGGCTCCCAGAGCTAGGCTCCCAGAGCTAGCCCAGAGCTAACCTCCCAGAGCTAGCCCAGAGCTAGCTCCCAGAGCTAGCCCAGAGCTAACCTCCCAGGGCTAAGCCCAGAGCTAACCTCACAGAGCTAGCCCAGAGCTAACCACCCAGAGCTAGCCAGAGCTAACCTTCCCAGAGCTAGCCAGAGCTAACCTCCAGAGCTAGCCCAGAGCTAACCTCCCAGAGCTAGCCCAGAGCTAACCTCCCAGAGCTAGCCCAGAGCTAACCTCCCAGAGCTAGCCCAGAGCTAAACCTCCCAGAGCTACCCAGAGCTACCTCCCAGAGCTAGCCCAGAGCTAACCCCCAGAGCTAGGCTCCCAGAGCTAACCTCCCAGAGCTAGCCCAGAGCTAACCTCCCAGAGCTAGCCCAGAGCTAACCTCCCAGAGCTAGCCAGAGCTAACCTCCCAGAGCTAACTCCAGAGCTTAGCCAGAGCTAACCTCCAGAGCTATCCTCCCAGAGAACCTCCCAGAGCTAGCCCAGAGTAACCTCCCAGAGCTATCTCCCAGAGCTAGCCCAGAGCTAGCGCTCCCAGAGTGAGCCCTGAGCTAACTCTCCAGAGCTAGCCCAGAGCTGGGCTCCCAGAGCTAGCCCAGAGCTAGGCTCCAGAGTAGCCCATAGCTAACCTCCCAGGCTAGCCCAGAGCTAACCTCCCAGAGCTAGCCAGAGCTAGGCTCCAGAGCTAGAGCTCCCAGAGCTAGCCCAAGCTAACCTCCCAGAGCTAGGCTCCCAGAGCTAGGCTCCCAGAGCTACCGTCCCAGAGCTAGCCCAGAGCTAGCCCAAGCTAACTCCCAGAGCTACTCCCAGAGCTAACTCCCAGAGCTAGCCCAGAGCTAACCTCCCAGAGCTATCCCCAGAGCTAACCAGCCCAGAGCTTAGCCCAGAGCTAAGCCTCCCAGAGCTAGCCCAGAGCTATCCTCCCAGAGCTAGCCCAGAGCAAACCTCCAGAGCTATCCTCCCAGAGCTAACCTCCAGAGCTAGCCCAGAGCTAACCTCCCAGAGTAGCCCTGAGCTAAACCTCCCAGAGCTAGCCCAGAGCTAGGCTCCCAGAGCTAGCCAGAGCTAGGCTCCCAGAGCGACCAGAGCTAACCTCCCAGGTCTAGCCCAGAGTACCTCCCAAAGCTAGCCAGACTAGGCTCCAGAGCTAGGCTCCCAGAGCTAGCCAGAGCTAACCTCCCAAGCTAGGCTCCAGAGCTAGCCCAGAGCTAGGCTCACAGAGCTAGGCTCCCAGAGCTAACCTCCCAGAGCTAGCCCAGAGCTAACCTCCAGAGCTAGCCCAGAGCTAACCTCCCAGAGCTCCAGAGCTAACCTCCCAGAAGGTCTAGCCAGAGCTAACCTCCCAGAGCTAGCTCCCAGAGCTAACCTCCAGAGCTAGGCCCAGAGCTAACCTCCCAGAGCTAGCCCAGAGCTAACCTCCAGAGCTAGCCAGAGTACCTCCCAGAACTAACCCAGAGCTTGGCTCCCAGAGCTACCCAGAGTAGCTCCCAGAGCGAGCCCAGAGCTAACCTCCAGGGCTAGCCCAGAGCTAACCTCCAGAGCTAGCCCAGAGCTAGGCTCCCAGAGCTAGGCTCCCAGAGCTAGCCCAGAGCTAACCTCCAGAGCTCAGGCTCCCAGAGCTAGCCCAGAGCTAGGCTCACGAGCTAACCCAGAGCTCCCAGAGCTTAACCTCCCAGAGCTAGCCCAGAGCTAACCTCGCCAGAGCTAGCCCAGAGCTAACCTCCAAGAGCTAACCAGAGCTAAACCCTCCCAGAGCTAGCCCAGAGCTAACCTCCCAGAGCTAGGCTCCCAGAGCTAACCTCCCAGAGCTAGCCCAGAGCTACAACCTCCCAGAGCTTAACCTCCCAGAGCTAGCCCAGAGCTAACACTCCCCAGAGCAGAGCTCCCAGAGCTACCTCCCAGAGCTAGCCCAGAAGCCTAACCCCAGGAGCTAGCCAGAGCTAAACCTCCCAGAGCTAGCCCAGAGCTAACCTCCCAGAACTAACCCAGAGCTTGGCTCCCAGAGCTAGCCCAGAGCTAGTCTCCCAGAGCTAGCCCGGAGCTAGGCTCCCACATGAGAAATCAAGGAACAGATAC
This window harbors:
- the alpk2 gene encoding LOW QUALITY PROTEIN: alpha-protein kinase 2 (The sequence of the model RefSeq protein was modified relative to this genomic sequence to represent the inferred CDS: substituted 1 base at 1 genomic stop codon) — translated: LGGDEWGLYPIRGSGVTECPGNTKESGFLLGTDAAIGQGGCDSDQWLSXPPFDRSVSTDSWYSTFSDWAVIVPGGGPRPEDFTGTAALTQKQGQGQAQAYPQTPMAIQHQAVEPRASTESPIHAGPEELLEVGSLQDREGEGEDTQTEESHSGCISSAGQGDQEPVGELVITEDDCSAYPTDSHSTLGSSSDTLVFPTTKLYGLVINTTEAVLAPPPISFSSSASGAAPVGRDVLEMETDIDISHKRDSYLLEDSVGRFQNQHLRDAVRNVTENSVSQLGGVFIEGEDEERRYGSVSVSGYPSSNKTHQVEHLCGDKRHQQSFKKSQCTTDSDRNTYVMAHRDTPSRGTKADIHVSPNTDRKDLQETEGKRPQWGNPPFLMPVMPLAPLSLSVGRSLFCRTNSALEGDAIQASPKSSLLNEQKGQSCGFIQXNVPRLPVLPACFRGKIDKKTPVVNKEEKLLLTNXKRNTGSRDTTSEDKGGKLTICSGRNLNRDFPASSSSSEESTASWSLDRKKNXTVPHEVSSLGKELSNYIIVTGDHLMISEKERVAYLTLDQENPLDSRTSLLKQXQSDRNKEPNHCVTADVKKGSKMPHKTRTHSKKEKPAVVHHLAPPTSKTQQNLPLGSYIKCDPLTTREDGDDGSVTVKETIVITENVNTKGHAHGKKKKHSGKHSQNATVKSEGVEPLVEVENRAKQKTATNGKIDTFVAKFGPKAGKTKDKTTAALPCKKDSVHSDSAQKQPGVKSLVDASVISQGATVSDPSSKVPQSTIPIGQQPNDDVIKRRRLSEDKFGKHEPKAAVETTRRKAYSDVLKQRTHHAPKEVPRVVQRIQAVPVSGDPQSLSLGCQFTAVFTDYTVTWTREGAVLAEIKRRYKSXFDLTVYYIVHALKSSNKDLGSTACSLLCSHGSVNTLHYLLTYEVLSEIVILAHPQKNTTAAPTELVGEEEDVKCSCLLFKEDFLSEQYFDKNQPASLVTEKEHFGEGMHRRAFRTRLKAGMVPVFTQGHHCVLKVHNAISYGTQNNEELVQKNYNLAVEECHVQNTAREYIKVWTAVAQTQEAFGEVPECIPIYLVHRLSNDIPYATLEEELMGEFVKYSVRDGKEINLKRNDSEAGQKCCTFQHWVYHKTEGNLLVTDMQGVGMRLTDVGIATCKKGYKGFKGNCATSFIDQFKALHLCNKYCEILGLKSLQPKPKKSVVPKPKPTQPATKTKKTIGPTLKSKS